In the Syntrophus aciditrophicus SB genome, GCAGGCCTCGAAAGGAATGCCCTGGTTCATGGAGACGTCCACGGCTGCGAGCGCCGCCGCATAGGCCTGCTGTGTGAAATCTTCCAGGTCGTAGGGCGAGTAGCGCTGAAATTTCACCGCTCTTCCTCTTATCTTCCTCATGTTCCGCTCGACCCACCGGACGGCCTCGTTTCGATGTGTCTCGTAATTCCCTTCCCGGGACGCGGTTGCCGCAGCTAATGCCATTGTGTCCTCCAGTTCAAAGTGTCTTCTCTCAGGTCCCCTGACTCACGCACCAATACGGTCAGGGCGGCTTCGCAAGCCGGCTGAAAACGGCGCCGATCCTGACGAGTTCCCCCTGCGACAAATCCCTTTTGTATTCCCGGTTTCTTTCGATATGGTCGCGTTCGTTGAATTTGCCGTACTCCACCTCGTAGATCTTGTTCGCGTACGGCCAGAGATCCTTCTTGGTGTCCTGCTCCTTCGCGATCCTCTGGAGGGTGTGGAGGATGGCCGCGGGGTTGAACTTCTTCTCGCTGAACTTGGCCTGGCACCACCGGTAGGCGTTGAACTTCCTGGGATTGATCGCGCCCCCGAACTCGCTGATCTCGTTCCTGAGTTTTTCGTCCGCGATGTGGGCCAGAAAGTGGTTTCCCCTTGGCGAAGATCTTCTTTTAGGCGGGTCCGTCTCCGGCGGACCGCATGAAGGGGGAGCCGGAGGCTGCTTATCTTCAGATAAGCTGTTTAAGGAATCCGGAATCAGAGAATCAGGAATCAGGATATCAGCAGGGCTTGCACCGTGCCCGCATGGTGCTTGCACTGTGCCGGGATGGTTCTCTTCTGGTGCTTGCACCGTGCTTGCCTGGTGCTTTTCCGGTTCCGGCATGGTGTCGGCATCGTGCCTGCCCGGTGCCGGTATGGTGCTCTTGGGTTCTTTCAGGTGGGGGTTCTGATGCCTGCCGAAGTGGACGATCTGGATGAAGCGGCGTCCTTCCGATTCGTATCGGAGGATGAACGGGTCCGCTCCCAACGCCAGTGATGCAAGGAGGGATTCCGCGTCACAGGCATCGTAGGGAAGGATCTCTGCCTTGATCCTCGCGGGCCTGTCTTCGAGGCGCCCCTCCCGGTCCGCCATGCACCAGAGCCCCTGGAAGAGGATCCGCGCCAGCGGATCTTTGGCCGCGAGTTCCTCATTCTTGAAAAATCCAGGCTTGATGTTCCGTGCCCTCACTTCGGCTCCTTTCCCGGAGATGCTTCGAGATCCCGGCAGTGCATGCGGATGACGGATCGATGGTGATCCGGCGCATGGGAAATCTCTAACCGAGGAAAGCGCGCGTGAAAACAACGGGGGGGCAACGGGGGTGCAGGATGATGATCAGCTATGGATGATTATTGAGGTTTTATGGAATGAGGGGAAAAAAAGAACTGGAAAGATGTCTTTCTAAGGGATGATGACGCGGGGGTCCCCGCTCAGGAATGCTTCTTGATGACCTTTAGGCGAAGCCTTTTCTGATCACCAGAAGGATCGAAGTTCGCGTCGGTTATTCATATCTTGTTGCTTTAATTGATTATCAGCCGTGCATTGAAGCAGATGCGGGCCGGTTGTGCTATCTTGGAATGCATAGCGGGGGGATAGCGGGGCGCATGAGTTGATGAAGAACTAAAGAGTAATTATTCGGAGCCTTGAATAATGTTGTTTCCCTGCAGGAACCGATTCATATCGGTGAACATGCTGAAGAAAACAGGCTTTCCTGAAAAGGCCAGCGGCGATATTGGCCCCACTGCCATAAATGGAAACTCCTGAAGGTTTCGGGCTGGGAAACTTTGTGGATCACGGAATGATTGGTATAACTCTAACGAACGCTTGTCTCCCCCCACGAAATCTCTTAGGCGGTCAAACTCTGTGCCCATAGCAAGCCCAAACCCGAAAGCCAGTATTCGAAGTTGTTGCAGAATCTCTGGGTCAAGACCTCCGAGCGTTTGACTGATGAAGAACCATCCCAAACCGTATTTCCGAGTCTCCCTTACTGCACGGCGCAGTAACACACGGAGCCGCTCGGCCTCTGTGTCCTGTTCTAATCGACCGCTGGGGGCATGCCTGTGCGCCTCATCGAGAAAAACCAGAACATTTGCACTTTGCCTCGTCGATAAGCTGGATGTCGATTGAGCGATCATAACATTCAGCAACTTACTTAATAGACGACGCTCCAGTTCTTCCGTCCAGAAACGATTTTGATTGCCTCGCGCGGACAGGTCAATAACAACAATCGGACGTGGCCCCGTTTCATTTGCAGTTCCCATTAAGTCGGATACGATTCCATACAACCTCCGCCTTCCTGGTCCTGCAGCAAAAAGACTACAGAGCGGAATCCACTTGCTATTTAGAACTTCATCAAATCGATTTGAAAGAATATCCTGCACTCGGTTTTGCAAGCGCACACGCGGGTCTTTGCTTGGGAAAATGTATGGCAGGCTTTGTTGGTCTAAAACGGCATTCAGTGCTGTAGAAAGCGCATCGCGAGTCCCGAGGTTGGCAAGTTGAAATTGTTGTCTCCCTCCCTGCGTCGCACGTTCCAGGGCATTTCGAACCACTTCCGCTGCACGCACCGCATTGTTGTTGTGCGTAATGGTCAGCTCTTCACAGAAACCGAGAGACACCAGCATTTCTTCGAAGGTGTTCCATTCATCTAATTGAATATCAGCGATTCTG is a window encoding:
- a CDS encoding ATP-binding protein, which encodes MTNNRNQDVAVVGSPSTNTELTLDLLQEATEERLVGALSAFQATQNGQAIVSVGQIVGIELKNRWHEDSVFRNLVKRTGEIPPITNRQDTRTADLVVGATFKRTGNGFQPEVLGMVPATGTRVSRIDQGLLDQLLQAYSSEIFYLGQAYANEILYPMWFKHFGSNDQGPGGAGEAYHIGVFGKTGSGKSGLAKMMLCAYSRHTNLGILVIDPQGEFTLELSGTRVGNQGLALDQIVRQQGRSINIYRIADIQLDEWNTFEEMLVSLGFCEELTITHNNNAVRAAEVVRNALERATQGGRQQFQLANLGTRDALSTALNAVLDQQSLPYIFPSKDPRVRLQNRVQDILSNRFDEVLNSKWIPLCSLFAAGPGRRRLYGIVSDLMGTANETGPRPIVVIDLSARGNQNRFWTEELERRLLSKLLNVMIAQSTSSLSTRQSANVLVFLDEAHRHAPSGRLEQDTEAERLRVLLRRAVRETRKYGLGWFFISQTLGGLDPEILQQLRILAFGFGLAMGTEFDRLRDFVGGDKRSLELYQSFRDPQSFPARNLQEFPFMAVGPISPLAFSGKPVFFSMFTDMNRFLQGNNIIQGSE